Proteins from a genomic interval of Treponema brennaborense DSM 12168:
- the rnc gene encoding ribonuclease III, with product MFFKDSTLSAARRNQLLDFERAISVHFNDLQLLDLAFHHRSYSNEGANTRYNNERLEFLGDAVLGMATATYLYESMLERPEGDLARIKSVVVSEMTLAPIALEIGVDSCLVLGKGEELSGGRTKKAILADAVEAVIGAYYLDSGYSAAEKLVLELIVPEIQKVLQNKHHRDYKTLLQEFYQKKYKECPVYELVKRTGPDHDRTFWVSVHLHSVTYGPASGKNKKEAEQSAARLAWEAVEGGDC from the coding sequence ATATTTTTCAAAGATTCGACTCTCTCCGCAGCGCGCAGAAATCAACTGCTCGATTTCGAGCGTGCAATTTCCGTTCATTTTAACGACCTGCAGCTGCTTGATTTGGCGTTTCATCACCGTTCGTACTCCAACGAAGGCGCAAATACCCGGTACAACAACGAGCGGCTGGAATTTTTGGGAGACGCGGTGCTGGGCATGGCGACGGCGACGTACCTGTACGAGTCGATGCTGGAACGCCCGGAAGGCGATCTTGCACGCATAAAATCGGTCGTCGTGTCCGAAATGACGCTTGCGCCGATTGCGCTTGAAATCGGTGTCGATTCGTGTCTGGTGCTGGGCAAGGGCGAAGAACTTTCCGGCGGCAGGACGAAAAAGGCCATTCTTGCCGATGCGGTGGAAGCCGTAATCGGCGCTTATTATCTCGATTCCGGATATTCCGCCGCGGAAAAACTGGTGCTTGAACTGATCGTGCCCGAAATTCAGAAAGTGCTGCAGAACAAGCATCACCGCGACTATAAAACGCTGCTGCAGGAATTTTATCAGAAAAAATATAAGGAATGTCCGGTATACGAATTGGTAAAGCGGACGGGGCCTGATCACGACCGAACTTTTTGGGTGTCCGTTCATCTGCACAGCGTTACCTACGGCCCCGCGAGCGGCAAAAATAAAAAAGAGGCCGAACAGTCCGCCGCCCGGCTTGCCTGGGAAGCGGTGGAGGGCGGCGACTGCTGA
- a CDS encoding fibronectin type III domain-containing protein yields MSGLSNGTLSGLLSDKEKITELSAPAQVFVSQSKSPSTIDITWQSVTGAVSYRLERAVVSPAPDGSYAQPDESLFNVLEQAVYGTSYTDTILRNVSASAEEYANRYYYRISAENTREKYEPSPFTEPEYGTLFAPPSNVRADLGESTDKVTVYWNKTAGAASYDVYRATNSSGAGAVRIANVTGDRNQYINKIDSSEQGTEFYYLIYANNSHGIQSAHSSIALGYALVAGAPGQPKNVTVTNGRGTSTDSIAVSWDTVAGIGVTYSVYRTSSVDTSFTLLKSGATATTYTDSKSLKPGIYYYYQIQAATTDAETQKVLKSKFSASGASDAVPAEGFVLSPPDTLSAIKEVKNNNEINILKWTPAIGSAAEQGSYTYEIYGDSSAEGTFSNLLESAAANTLTVEDGYLSVTLSQNSSYYKIKTKNGSVTSTFSSITAPAPFAAENITATQRQNLDGAYMTANSSGVYPVKITWNKPSNDTPAGYHVYRSTKETSGYRKITDSPITDTFFIDADETSKAGKQYYYRVLSLNALGQGTNYTDTAIGYGALTYEQYMREYNKTVKASQKKLTLMHKSSDMDKLGSESVYGLLGGSLSYNAKVAGLGARITMHYENYADFYTDNDAAKGIYFTLTGDTNTSASMDASGSMDGTVVCSGMYPGKVYYDKIQIKGGAAGGGSYGIEPDGFARQEVSWLIGEE; encoded by the coding sequence ATGAGCGGACTGTCAAACGGGACGCTTTCGGGACTGCTTTCCGATAAAGAAAAGATAACCGAACTTTCCGCACCGGCTCAGGTATTCGTATCGCAAAGCAAATCGCCTTCAACGATTGACATAACCTGGCAGTCCGTAACCGGCGCCGTATCCTACCGGCTTGAACGGGCGGTCGTTTCGCCCGCTCCCGACGGTTCGTACGCACAGCCCGACGAAAGCCTGTTCAACGTTCTGGAACAGGCCGTGTACGGTACCAGCTATACCGATACCATTTTGCGGAACGTTTCTGCGTCCGCCGAAGAATACGCCAACCGGTATTATTACCGCATATCGGCCGAAAATACCCGTGAAAAATACGAACCGAGCCCGTTCACCGAGCCTGAATACGGCACGCTGTTCGCGCCGCCTTCAAACGTGAGAGCCGACTTGGGCGAATCGACAGACAAAGTAACCGTATATTGGAACAAAACCGCCGGCGCAGCTTCGTACGACGTATACCGGGCTACCAATTCGAGCGGTGCCGGTGCGGTGCGAATTGCGAACGTTACCGGAGACAGAAATCAGTACATCAATAAAATCGACTCAAGCGAACAGGGAACCGAATTCTATTACCTCATATACGCGAACAACAGTCACGGAATACAGTCGGCGCACAGTTCGATCGCGCTCGGCTATGCGCTGGTCGCGGGCGCTCCCGGACAGCCCAAAAACGTTACGGTTACCAACGGCCGCGGAACGAGTACGGACAGCATCGCCGTCAGCTGGGATACGGTCGCCGGTATCGGCGTAACCTATTCCGTATATCGAACCAGTTCCGTCGACACTTCGTTTACTTTGCTGAAATCAGGCGCTACCGCTACGACGTATACCGACTCGAAATCGTTGAAACCCGGAATTTACTATTATTATCAGATTCAGGCGGCCACGACGGACGCGGAAACCCAAAAAGTCCTAAAAAGCAAGTTTTCTGCATCCGGCGCATCGGACGCGGTACCTGCCGAAGGGTTCGTTTTGAGTCCGCCCGACACGCTTTCCGCGATCAAAGAGGTCAAAAACAATAATGAAATAAACATCCTCAAATGGACGCCCGCAATCGGTTCTGCCGCGGAACAGGGTTCTTACACATATGAAATCTACGGCGACAGCAGCGCGGAAGGAACTTTTTCAAATCTGCTCGAATCGGCAGCGGCGAACACGCTCACGGTCGAAGACGGATATCTTTCTGTCACCCTTTCCCAAAACAGCAGCTACTATAAAATCAAAACGAAAAACGGTTCGGTTACCAGCACGTTCAGCAGCATAACGGCACCGGCGCCGTTCGCTGCGGAAAACATTACGGCAACGCAGCGGCAGAATCTGGACGGCGCCTATATGACGGCGAACAGTTCCGGCGTGTATCCGGTCAAAATCACCTGGAACAAGCCTTCAAACGACACCCCGGCCGGCTACCACGTGTACCGATCCACCAAAGAGACAAGCGGCTACAGAAAAATAACGGACAGCCCGATTACCGATACATTCTTTATCGATGCCGATGAAACGTCCAAAGCCGGGAAACAGTATTATTACCGGGTTCTTTCACTGAACGCACTCGGACAGGGAACCAATTACACGGATACGGCGATCGGATACGGTGCGCTGACGTACGAACAGTACATGCGCGAATACAATAAAACGGTCAAAGCTTCGCAGAAAAAACTGACGCTCATGCACAAATCGAGCGATATGGACAAGCTCGGCTCGGAATCGGTTTACGGTCTCCTCGGCGGCTCGCTCAGTTATAATGCGAAAGTCGCGGGACTCGGCGCGCGCATTACCATGCACTACGAAAATTATGCCGATTTTTATACCGACAACGACGCTGCCAAAGGTATCTATTTTACCCTCACAGGAGACACCAACACGTCCGCAAGCATGGATGCGAGCGGCAGCATGGACGGAACGGTCGTTTGCTCCGGTATGTATCCGGGTAAAGTGTATTACGATAAAATTCAGATAAAAGGCGGCGCGGCCGGCGGCGGGTCGTACGGTATTGAACCCGACGGATTCGCCCGGCAGGAAGTCAGCTGGCTTATAGGCGAAGAATAA
- the acpP gene encoding acyl carrier protein, translating into MDELFNKIQKLIAEKLEIDAAKVSLDSSFRQDLGADSLDTYELVYAIEEEMGVKIPDEKANEFETVRDAYDFIKSQQA; encoded by the coding sequence ATGGACGAATTGTTTAACAAGATCCAGAAGCTGATTGCTGAAAAACTGGAAATCGATGCGGCGAAAGTCTCGCTTGATTCTTCTTTCCGCCAGGATTTGGGTGCGGATAGCCTTGACACCTACGAACTGGTTTACGCTATCGAAGAAGAAATGGGTGTGAAGATTCCCGATGAAAAAGCGAACGAATTTGAAACGGTAAGAGACGCTTACGATTTCATAAAATCACAGCAGGCATAA
- the lepB gene encoding signal peptidase I has product MARSVYEFSYKHRRALRRNVFIIVAFVLLLFAAVTGIFRFLLFPVAVQSDSMNPGTDRNSLLLVTPLASVERGDTVLVSARAPKRTNTFLSIIDKFVSFATFQQLAPFSSSRKVSETESLRRVVGMPGDTLYMKEYVLYVKPAGSSHFLTEFELSPTAYDIQVQGLPAAWDPSLGVAGEFAETTLKDGEYFLLCDNRISGIDSRVWGVVPKSDIAGRAVLQYFPLNQFGLR; this is encoded by the coding sequence ATGGCTCGCTCCGTATACGAATTTTCATATAAACATCGCCGCGCATTGCGGCGCAATGTATTTATCATAGTCGCCTTCGTATTGCTGCTGTTCGCGGCAGTAACGGGTATTTTCCGTTTTTTGCTGTTTCCGGTCGCCGTTCAATCCGATTCAATGAATCCGGGAACGGATCGGAACAGCCTGCTGCTCGTTACGCCGCTCGCTTCGGTGGAACGCGGCGACACCGTATTGGTTTCCGCACGTGCGCCGAAGCGGACGAACACGTTTCTTTCCATAATAGACAAATTCGTTTCGTTTGCAACATTCCAACAGTTGGCGCCGTTTTCTTCGAGCAGAAAAGTGTCGGAAACGGAAAGCCTCCGGCGCGTCGTCGGTATGCCGGGCGATACGCTGTACATGAAGGAATACGTTTTGTACGTAAAACCGGCGGGATCTTCCCATTTCCTGACTGAATTTGAACTTTCACCTACCGCGTACGATATTCAGGTTCAAGGCCTGCCGGCCGCGTGGGATCCGTCGCTCGGCGTCGCCGGCGAATTCGCCGAAACGACGCTGAAAGACGGCGAATATTTTCTGCTGTGCGATAACCGGATTTCCGGTATCGATTCCCGCGTGTGGGGTGTCGTTCCGAAATCGGACATCGCCGGCCGTGCGGTTTTGCAATACTTTCCGCTGAATCAGTTCGGCCTGCGGTAA
- the kduD gene encoding 2-dehydro-3-deoxy-D-gluconate 5-dehydrogenase KduD, producing MITDLFRLDGKVAVVTGANTGLGQGMCVALAEAGAKVVGVARRGCDETAALIRNAGGTFAAVKADLSSTEPVGRIIDEALASFGRIDILVNNAGIILRADAVDVTEADWDAVIAVNQKVPYFLAQAAARQFLKQHSGGKIVNVASMLSYQGGIRVPAYTASKSAVMGITKALANEWAKYGINVNAIAPGYMATNNTQALRGDSERSEAILDRIPAGRWGTPDDMKGAVVFLASEAASYVHGFTLAVDGGWLSR from the coding sequence ATGATTACGGATTTATTCAGATTGGACGGAAAAGTTGCGGTCGTAACCGGTGCGAACACGGGGTTGGGGCAGGGAATGTGCGTCGCGCTGGCGGAAGCTGGAGCGAAGGTCGTCGGCGTTGCGCGGCGCGGCTGCGACGAAACGGCCGCTTTGATCCGCAATGCCGGCGGAACGTTCGCCGCCGTAAAGGCCGATCTGAGTTCGACGGAGCCGGTCGGCCGAATCATCGACGAAGCGCTCGCCTCGTTCGGGCGGATAGATATTCTGGTGAACAACGCAGGGATCATTCTGCGTGCGGACGCCGTCGACGTTACCGAAGCCGATTGGGACGCCGTGATTGCGGTAAACCAGAAAGTACCGTATTTTCTGGCGCAGGCGGCGGCCCGGCAGTTCCTGAAGCAGCATTCCGGCGGTAAAATCGTCAACGTCGCGTCGATGCTTTCCTATCAGGGCGGTATCCGTGTGCCCGCGTACACGGCGAGCAAAAGCGCCGTAATGGGAATAACGAAAGCGTTGGCAAACGAATGGGCGAAATACGGAATCAACGTAAACGCCATCGCGCCCGGTTATATGGCGACGAATAATACGCAGGCGCTGCGCGGCGATTCGGAGCGCAGCGAGGCTATCCTCGACCGTATTCCGGCCGGCAGATGGGGCACTCCCGACGACATGAAAGGCGCGGTGGTTTTTCTGGCTTCCGAAGCCGCCTCTTACGTTCACGGATTTACGCTGGCAGTCGATGGCGGGTGGCTTTCTCGCTGA